From the Gordonia bronchialis DSM 43247 genome, one window contains:
- a CDS encoding GNAT family N-acetyltransferase has protein sequence MSGPQAHLAERRGSAMRYPSSMSPIAALPTDPSPPDWANARDLVGPGGSLFLPVVEVDAPSGWTTTMSLPGVQMVDDGLDAMPDDEAVILTSDDVPEMLDLVRRTRPGPFAQRTVELGTYLGIRRDGRLVAMGGERMRPPGWTEISAVCTDPAYRGHGLAARIVRALGHGIRARGDTPFLHADGTNVNAIRLYESLGFVLAAQVMFTVLLAPE, from the coding sequence TTGAGCGGACCGCAGGCTCATCTCGCCGAGCGTCGGGGATCGGCCATGCGGTACCCGTCCTCGATGAGTCCCATCGCGGCGTTGCCCACCGACCCTTCCCCACCGGATTGGGCGAATGCGCGAGACCTCGTCGGTCCCGGCGGATCGTTGTTCTTGCCCGTCGTCGAGGTGGATGCTCCCTCCGGGTGGACGACCACGATGTCGTTGCCGGGCGTGCAGATGGTCGACGACGGTCTCGATGCAATGCCCGACGACGAGGCGGTGATCCTCACCTCCGACGATGTACCCGAGATGCTGGACCTCGTGCGGCGCACCAGACCCGGGCCGTTCGCGCAACGCACCGTCGAGCTGGGGACCTACCTCGGTATCCGCCGTGATGGCCGGCTGGTCGCGATGGGCGGTGAGCGGATGCGGCCGCCCGGCTGGACCGAGATCAGTGCTGTCTGTACCGATCCCGCCTATCGGGGGCACGGACTGGCCGCGCGGATCGTGCGCGCGCTCGGCCATGGGATTCGTGCTCGCGGCGACACGCCGTTCCTGCACGCCGACGGCACCAACGTCAATGCGATCCGGCTCTACGAGTCCCTCGGATTCGTCCTGGCGGCGCAGGTCATGTTCACCGTTCTCCTCGCGCCCGAGTGA
- the sigM gene encoding RNA polymerase sigma factor SigM, whose protein sequence is MTRGRRALRSVTSDDADTRTDEQLLTAHTTGDPDAFTTLIHRHLPYLWSVALRTTGNHDDAADALQDALLSAHRSAPNFRADAKVQSWLHRILVNSCLDSYRRSRARPTIPLPTWEVPEMADTTDHTVAVDLSMSIGDALTTLTDGQRAAIVAVDIEGYSVAEAATLLGVPEGTIKSRCARGRLRLAETLGHLRSE, encoded by the coding sequence ATGACCCGGGGGAGACGTGCATTACGAAGCGTCACCTCCGACGACGCCGACACCCGCACCGACGAACAACTCCTCACCGCCCACACCACCGGCGACCCGGACGCGTTCACCACCCTGATCCACCGCCACCTGCCCTACCTGTGGTCCGTGGCCCTGCGCACCACCGGTAACCACGACGACGCGGCCGACGCACTCCAAGATGCGTTGCTCAGCGCCCACCGCTCGGCACCCAACTTCCGTGCCGATGCAAAGGTGCAAAGTTGGCTGCACCGCATCCTGGTCAACTCCTGCCTCGATTCCTACCGCCGCTCCCGAGCGCGCCCGACCATCCCGCTACCCACCTGGGAGGTCCCCGAAATGGCCGACACCACCGATCACACTGTGGCCGTTGACCTCTCGATGTCCATCGGCGACGCCCTGACCACCCTCACCGACGGACAACGCGCCGCCATCGTCGCCGTCGACATCGAGGGCTACTCCGTCGCCGAGGCCGCCACCCTCCTCGGCGTCCCGGAAGGAACCATCAAAAGCCGCTGCGCACGAGGCCGGTTGCGCCTGGCCGAAACCCTCGGGCACCTTCGGAGTGAGTGA
- a CDS encoding anti-sigma factor family protein, whose amino-acid sequence MEPETMIPPGADHDAPSDGPGDRGQGFPDPPYPPELIADLHAGVLTDELSAHLYARIADDPAAQRILRALEDTRDQLHNAPVDPVAPPRDVEASVAATLAGLRTPSTPASDPTRAVRRRTLVTVLAAAAVVIAALAVSIAILRPSDDESTPPVAEPTTTHTLDGAEQVSALSVLGRTDGAPFVSINALRRCTSANGVPAQTATVGSGPITVGGRPAAVILLSTGVAGRFEALVVGLDCDTNNPATVSRTVIGAG is encoded by the coding sequence ATGGAACCAGAGACGATGATCCCGCCGGGAGCAGACCACGATGCACCCTCCGACGGCCCGGGCGACAGAGGCCAGGGGTTTCCCGATCCGCCGTATCCCCCTGAGCTGATCGCCGATCTGCACGCCGGTGTGTTGACCGACGAGCTGTCCGCCCACCTATACGCCAGGATCGCCGACGACCCTGCGGCGCAACGGATTCTGCGCGCACTTGAGGACACCCGGGATCAGCTGCACAACGCGCCGGTCGATCCGGTCGCCCCACCCCGCGATGTCGAGGCGTCGGTGGCGGCAACACTCGCCGGCCTCAGGACACCGTCCACTCCGGCGTCGGACCCGACCAGGGCGGTGCGACGACGCACTCTCGTCACGGTGCTCGCGGCCGCCGCCGTGGTGATCGCAGCGCTCGCGGTCTCCATCGCCATCCTTCGCCCCTCCGACGATGAGTCGACGCCACCCGTTGCCGAACCGACCACCACGCACACGCTCGACGGTGCCGAGCAGGTGTCCGCCCTCTCGGTTCTCGGCCGGACCGACGGTGCACCGTTCGTCTCCATCAATGCGCTTCGTCGGTGCACCTCCGCCAACGGCGTGCCCGCGCAGACCGCGACCGTGGGTTCCGGACCGATCACCGTCGGCGGGCGCCCCGCGGCCGTCATCCTGTTGTCCACGGGTGTCGCGGGCCGATTCGAGGCCCTCGTCGTCGGGCTCGACTGTGACACCAACAACCCGGCCACCGTGTCACGGACGGTCATCGGCGCGGGCTGA